One genomic window of Xanthobacter dioxanivorans includes the following:
- the ppa gene encoding inorganic diphosphatase — protein sequence MRIDAIPIGKNPPHDVNVLIEVPIGGEPIKYELDKAAGTLFVDRFLYTAMRYPGNYGFIPHTLSGDGDPCDVLVANTRAIVAGAVISVRPVGVLLMEDEAGMDEKIIAVPSSKLTKRYDKVQSYSDLPEITLKQIEHFFEHYKDLEPNKWVKIVGWRDAAEAHKLILEGIERAKAEGKDA from the coding sequence ATGCGCATCGATGCGATCCCGATCGGCAAGAACCCGCCCCACGACGTGAACGTGCTGATCGAGGTCCCCATCGGCGGCGAGCCCATCAAGTACGAGCTGGACAAGGCCGCCGGCACGCTCTTCGTCGATCGCTTCCTTTATACCGCCATGCGGTATCCCGGGAACTACGGCTTCATCCCGCACACGTTGTCCGGCGACGGCGACCCCTGCGATGTGCTGGTGGCGAACACCCGCGCCATCGTGGCCGGCGCGGTGATCAGCGTGCGGCCGGTGGGCGTACTCCTGATGGAGGACGAGGCGGGGATGGACGAGAAGATCATCGCCGTTCCCTCCTCCAAGCTGACCAAGCGCTACGACAAGGTGCAGAGCTATTCCGACCTGCCCGAGATCACCCTCAAGCAGATCGAGCACTTCTTCGAGCACTACAAGGACCTTGAGCCCAACAAGTGGGTGAAGATCGTGGGCTGGCGCGATGCCGCCGAGGCGCACAAGCTCATCCTCGAAGGCATCGAGCGGGCGAAGGCCGAGGGCAAGGACGCCTGA
- a CDS encoding GNAT family N-acetyltransferase: MSTGLIEIRRAKPADATSIAAVHDAAWRTSYRGLIPGVELERMVERRGPRWWDAAIRRGSRLSVLLVGDDIAGYVNYGGNRAKSLPYGGEIYEIYLHPLYQGLGFGQRLFSAARRDLSLARLDGLVVWALAENENAVGFYKALGGQPVASSTEQFGSKTLDKTAFAWQR, translated from the coding sequence ATGAGCACGGGCCTCATAGAAATCCGCAGGGCCAAGCCGGCCGATGCCACCTCCATCGCGGCGGTGCACGATGCGGCCTGGCGGACCTCGTATCGCGGGCTCATCCCGGGCGTGGAACTCGAGCGCATGGTGGAGCGGCGCGGCCCGCGCTGGTGGGATGCCGCGATCCGCCGTGGCAGCCGCCTCTCCGTGCTGCTGGTGGGCGACGACATCGCCGGCTATGTGAATTACGGCGGCAATCGCGCCAAGAGCCTGCCCTACGGCGGCGAGATCTACGAAATCTACCTCCACCCGCTCTACCAGGGCCTGGGATTCGGCCAGCGCCTGTTCTCCGCCGCGCGGCGGGACCTCAGCCTCGCCCGGCTCGATGGTCTCGTGGTATGGGCGCTCGCCGAAAACGAGAATGCGGTGGGCTTCTACAAGGCGCTGGGGGGGCAACCGGTCGCATCCTCGACCGAGCAGTTCGGATCGAAAACGCTGGACAAGACCGCCTTCGCTTGGCAGCGGTAG
- the msrA gene encoding peptide-methionine (S)-S-oxide reductase MsrA, whose amino-acid sequence MFWLKKSLDLPTAAEALPGRREAVPTADAHFVNGHALKGPYPAGLETAVFALGCFWGAERKFWQTDGVWATAVGYVAGLTPNPTYEEVCSGRTGHTEAVLVVYDPKVVSYEELLKLFFESHDPTQGMRQGNDVGTQYRSGIYVTGPAQLAAAEAAKAAYGAALKARGFGAVTTEIAELGPFYFAEGYHQQYLAKNPNGYCGLGGTGVTCPIGTGVAAQ is encoded by the coding sequence ATGTTCTGGCTGAAGAAATCCCTCGACCTGCCCACCGCCGCCGAGGCCCTGCCGGGCCGGCGCGAGGCGGTTCCCACCGCCGATGCCCATTTCGTGAACGGCCATGCCCTGAAGGGGCCCTATCCCGCCGGCCTGGAGACCGCCGTGTTCGCGCTCGGCTGCTTCTGGGGCGCCGAGCGCAAGTTCTGGCAGACGGACGGTGTGTGGGCGACCGCAGTCGGCTACGTGGCGGGCCTCACCCCCAATCCCACCTACGAGGAGGTGTGCTCCGGCCGCACCGGCCACACCGAGGCGGTGCTGGTGGTGTATGACCCCAAGGTGGTTTCCTACGAGGAGCTGCTGAAGCTGTTCTTCGAATCGCACGACCCCACCCAGGGCATGCGCCAGGGCAACGACGTCGGAACACAGTACCGCTCCGGCATCTATGTGACCGGCCCGGCCCAGCTTGCGGCGGCGGAGGCGGCGAAGGCAGCCTACGGGGCTGCGCTGAAGGCGCGGGGCTTCGGAGCCGTCACCACCGAGATCGCCGAGCTCGGGCCCTTCTATTTCGCCGAGGGATACCACCAGCAGTATCTGGCGAAGAACCCGAACGGCTATTGCGGCCTCGGCGGCACCGGCGTGACGTGCCCCATCGGCACCGGCGTGGCCGCTCAGTAG
- a CDS encoding fumarylacetoacetate hydrolase family protein has translation MVSYVFPPASVPALPVAGSADLFPVHRIYCVGRNFADHAVEMGHDPNKEPPFFFQKNPDTLVPSGATIAYPKMTADLHHEVELVVALKAGGEDIPVERALDLVFGYGVGLDLTRRDLQGEAKKLGRPWEVGKAFEDGAPCSALVPVEKIGHPASGRIFLNINGAPKQQGDLNQMIWKVPEMIATLSTLFRLAPGDLIFAGTPAGVGPIAKGDRLEGGVAGVGEITLTVA, from the coding sequence ATGGTGAGCTACGTCTTCCCGCCCGCGTCCGTCCCCGCCCTTCCTGTGGCCGGCAGCGCGGACCTCTTCCCCGTCCACCGCATCTATTGCGTCGGCCGCAACTTCGCCGACCACGCCGTGGAGATGGGCCACGACCCGAACAAGGAGCCGCCCTTCTTCTTCCAGAAGAATCCGGACACCCTCGTGCCGTCCGGCGCGACCATCGCCTATCCGAAGATGACGGCGGACCTGCACCACGAGGTGGAACTGGTGGTGGCGCTGAAGGCCGGCGGCGAGGACATTCCGGTGGAACGCGCCCTCGACCTCGTGTTCGGCTATGGGGTGGGCCTCGATCTCACCCGGCGCGACCTGCAGGGCGAGGCGAAGAAGCTCGGCCGCCCGTGGGAAGTGGGCAAGGCCTTCGAGGATGGCGCGCCGTGCTCCGCCCTGGTGCCGGTGGAGAAGATCGGCCATCCCGCCTCCGGCCGCATCTTCCTCAACATCAACGGCGCGCCGAAGCAGCAGGGCGACCTCAACCAGATGATCTGGAAGGTGCCGGAGATGATCGCCACCCTCTCCACCCTGTTCCGGCTGGCGCCCGGCGATCTCATCTTCGCCGGCACGCCGGCGGGCGTGGGGCCCATCGCCAAGGGCGACCGGCTGGAAGGGGGCGTGGCAGGGGTGGGCGAGATCACCCTCACCGTCGCCTGA
- a CDS encoding beta-ketoacyl-[acyl-carrier-protein] synthase family protein — MTRRVAVTGLGAVSPLGMGVAQNLTALHAGQVGLAPLTLVPAGQVKTHLAGEVKGYAPEAHFEPRQISTLDRSSQFALLAAREAVTGAGDVLAGIAPERAGAIFGAAVGCETLEEGYRRIFVDGARPHPFTVPRVMPSSAASQISMAHHIFGPSFSTASACSSASHAIGLAFHMVRSGLLDVAVTGGCEAPITLGMVKSWEALRVLSGDTCRPFSKDRSGLVLGEGAGALVLEDMERARARGAPILGEIIGFGMSADGADLTAPDARSAARAISAALADAGLDAGAVDYVSAHGTGTVLNDRTETAALRSVLGDRLARVPVSSIKSMTGHCLGASGALGAIATLLAMAHGFLPPTMNFREADPECDLDCVPNVARAAMPDVALVNAFAFGGLNAVLALRAAR; from the coding sequence ATGACGCGGCGGGTCGCCGTCACCGGCCTTGGCGCCGTCTCTCCCCTCGGCATGGGTGTTGCGCAAAACCTGACCGCCCTGCACGCCGGGCAGGTGGGCCTTGCGCCGCTCACCCTTGTGCCGGCCGGCCAGGTGAAGACGCACCTCGCCGGGGAGGTGAAGGGCTACGCGCCCGAGGCCCATTTCGAGCCGCGGCAGATCAGCACCCTCGACCGCTCCAGCCAGTTCGCGCTCTTGGCCGCGCGGGAAGCCGTGACCGGTGCGGGGGACGTGCTCGCAGGGATCGCGCCCGAGCGCGCGGGCGCGATCTTCGGCGCCGCCGTGGGCTGCGAGACGCTGGAGGAGGGCTACCGGCGCATCTTCGTGGACGGCGCCCGCCCGCATCCCTTCACCGTGCCGCGGGTGATGCCGTCCTCGGCGGCGAGCCAGATCTCCATGGCCCACCACATCTTCGGGCCGAGCTTTTCCACCGCCTCCGCCTGCTCGTCCGCCTCCCACGCCATCGGGCTCGCCTTCCACATGGTGCGCTCGGGCCTGCTCGACGTGGCGGTGACCGGCGGCTGCGAGGCGCCCATCACCCTCGGCATGGTGAAGAGCTGGGAGGCCCTGCGCGTGCTCTCGGGGGATACCTGCCGCCCCTTCTCCAAGGACCGCTCCGGCCTCGTGCTGGGCGAGGGGGCGGGAGCCCTGGTGCTGGAGGACATGGAGCGCGCCCGCGCCCGTGGCGCGCCGATCCTCGGCGAGATCATCGGCTTCGGCATGAGCGCCGACGGGGCGGACCTCACCGCCCCGGACGCGCGGAGCGCCGCGCGCGCCATCTCGGCGGCGCTGGCCGATGCGGGGCTCGATGCCGGCGCGGTGGATTATGTGAGCGCCCACGGCACCGGAACGGTGCTGAACGACCGGACCGAGACGGCGGCCCTCAGGTCGGTGCTGGGAGACCGGCTCGCGCGCGTGCCCGTCTCCTCCATCAAGTCCATGACCGGGCATTGCCTGGGCGCCTCGGGGGCGCTCGGGGCGATCGCCACCCTTCTGGCCATGGCCCACGGCTTCCTGCCGCCCACCATGAACTTCCGCGAGGCGGACCCGGAGTGCGATCTCGACTGCGTGCCCAACGTCGCGCGGGCCGCGATGCCGGACGTGGCGCTGGTCAACGCCTTCGCCTTCGGCGGGCTCAACGCCGTGCTGGCGTTGCGGGCGGCGCGCTGA
- a CDS encoding acyl carrier protein, with product MVDEAGRRNEILAVIAEEAAVDPAIVDRETSVADLGIGSLDLVELIFKIEERFGIEVPSSGPLENTDVKVFELLDFVEKLITTKKGTSIPSQMPS from the coding sequence GTGGTCGACGAAGCAGGGCGCAGAAACGAAATTCTCGCGGTGATCGCAGAGGAAGCCGCCGTCGATCCTGCCATCGTGGACAGGGAAACCAGCGTCGCCGATCTCGGCATCGGTTCCCTCGATCTCGTGGAGCTGATCTTCAAGATCGAAGAGAGATTCGGCATCGAGGTGCCCTCCAGCGGGCCCCTTGAAAACACGGACGTGAAGGTGTTCGAGCTGCTCGATTTCGTCGAAAAGCTCATCACGACGAAAAAGGGCACCTCCATACCGTCCCAGATGCCTTCATGA
- a CDS encoding glycosyltransferase family 4 protein yields MRIAQIAPLIESVPPRRYGGTERIVSYLTEELVRAGHDVTLFASGDSLTSARLEPMCEMGLRLAPGPVDPLIHHILMLEEVRARADEFDVIHVHLDLLHYPVLRDHCARCLTTLHGRLDLSAVHRLYSTFADFPLVSISDHQRRPMPAVNWAATVHHGLPANLLPFSPNPEGYLAFLGRISPEKRPDRAIEIAARAGLPLKIAAKVDHADIAYWEEVIRPMVEATPGVEFIGEIDERQKADFLGNASALLFPIDWPEPFGLVMIEAMSCGTPVIAFSRGSVPEVLEEGVTGYLVSSVEEAVARVAQVGRLDRAAIRRIFEKRFSAERMARDYVAIYQRLAAPAALKSRLHMVNGSRNAAL; encoded by the coding sequence ATGCGCATCGCCCAGATCGCGCCGCTCATCGAGAGCGTGCCGCCACGCCGGTATGGTGGCACCGAAAGGATCGTTTCCTATCTTACCGAGGAGCTCGTTCGCGCCGGCCACGACGTCACATTGTTCGCGAGCGGGGATTCACTCACCTCGGCCCGCCTGGAGCCCATGTGCGAGATGGGCCTGCGCCTTGCCCCGGGTCCGGTGGATCCGCTCATCCACCATATTCTGATGCTTGAGGAGGTGCGGGCGCGCGCCGACGAGTTCGACGTGATCCACGTCCACCTCGATCTGCTGCATTATCCGGTCCTGCGCGACCATTGCGCGCGATGCCTCACCACCCTCCACGGCCGGCTCGACCTCTCCGCGGTGCACCGGCTCTACTCCACCTTCGCGGATTTTCCGCTGGTCTCGATCTCCGATCATCAGCGCCGGCCCATGCCTGCGGTGAACTGGGCGGCGACGGTCCATCACGGGCTTCCCGCGAACCTTCTGCCGTTCAGCCCCAACCCCGAAGGCTACCTGGCCTTCCTCGGCCGCATCTCGCCGGAAAAACGGCCCGACCGGGCCATCGAGATCGCCGCGCGCGCCGGACTTCCGCTCAAGATCGCGGCCAAGGTGGACCACGCCGACATCGCCTATTGGGAGGAAGTGATCCGGCCCATGGTGGAGGCCACGCCCGGCGTCGAGTTCATCGGCGAGATCGACGAGCGGCAGAAGGCGGACTTCCTGGGCAATGCCAGCGCCCTGCTCTTTCCCATCGACTGGCCGGAGCCGTTCGGACTGGTGATGATCGAAGCCATGTCCTGCGGCACGCCGGTCATCGCCTTTTCCCGTGGCTCGGTGCCGGAAGTGCTGGAGGAAGGCGTTACCGGCTATCTCGTGTCCTCCGTGGAAGAGGCGGTGGCACGGGTGGCGCAGGTCGGGCGGCTTGATCGTGCCGCGATCAGGCGCATCTTCGAGAAGCGCTTCTCCGCGGAGCGGATGGCACGGGACTACGTGGCCATCTACCAGCGTCTCGCCGCGCCCGCCGCGCTGAAGTCCCGGCTGCACATGGTCAACGGGAGTCGCAATGCCGCACTCTGA
- a CDS encoding amylo-alpha-1,6-glucosidase, which yields MPHSDAAALTAGLPNPDEPDYVIAASASQIETTPRTLKHDDTFAVFDAHGDAVPGLASNHGIFHRDTRHLSHFFLTMEGVRPLLLSSTVRDDNATLSCDLTNPDLPARCGEPELLHDLIHLRRSRFLYRSACHECLSVHNFDVVPRRFEIALSFSADFADLFEVRGARRTRRGTIARPLIERDGVRLVYTGLDRRTRQTALRFEPAPTELSGDTALFRIALEPGETQVIYVEIRCDGAPAAPSARLAFRSALKNARADLRARAARAASVISSNHHFNEGLRRAVSDLNILITDTPEGAYPYAGVPWFSTVFGRDALITAFEMLWMDPAIARGVLLHLAANQAQTSDPAADAEPGKILHEVRFGEMAELGEVPFRRYYGSVDSTPLFVMLAGAHLKRTGDVTTARLLWPAVESALRWITDHGDRDGDGFVEYGRRSGDGLINQGWKDSHDSVFHADGRLARGPIALVEVQGYVYAAWRAAADLARSLGHASDADLFAARAQALRSAFDTAFFDPALGTYVLALDGEKRPCRVRSSNAGHALFSGIALTERAEAVVSTLMANASFSGWGVRTLAAGEARFNPMSYHNGSVWPHDNAMIAMGFARYGFGTEVARIFEGLFRASVYFDLRRLPELFCGFARARSQGPVSYPVACAPQAWAAAAPLALLQASLGLDFDVAQGQVTFERPVLPRFLDELILRGLTVADGALDVKIQRVGASAALSVIGRKGHVGLKVVA from the coding sequence ATGCCGCACTCTGACGCCGCCGCGCTGACGGCCGGTCTCCCGAACCCGGACGAGCCCGATTACGTCATCGCCGCCAGCGCCTCGCAGATCGAGACGACGCCCCGGACGCTGAAGCATGACGACACCTTCGCGGTGTTTGATGCCCACGGCGATGCCGTGCCGGGGCTCGCCAGCAATCACGGCATCTTCCACCGGGATACGCGCCATCTCTCCCATTTCTTCCTGACCATGGAGGGAGTCCGTCCGCTGCTCCTGAGCTCCACGGTGCGCGACGACAACGCAACGCTCAGCTGCGACCTCACCAATCCCGATCTGCCGGCGCGCTGTGGAGAGCCGGAGCTCCTGCACGATCTGATCCACCTGCGCCGCTCCCGGTTTCTCTACCGCTCGGCGTGCCATGAATGCCTGTCGGTGCACAATTTCGATGTGGTCCCGCGGCGCTTCGAGATCGCCCTCTCCTTTTCCGCCGACTTCGCCGACCTGTTCGAGGTGCGCGGCGCCCGGCGCACCCGGCGCGGGACCATCGCCCGGCCGCTCATCGAGCGCGACGGGGTGCGCCTCGTCTATACCGGCCTCGACCGCCGCACGCGCCAGACCGCCCTGCGCTTCGAGCCGGCACCCACGGAACTGTCCGGCGACACGGCCCTCTTCCGCATCGCGCTCGAGCCGGGCGAGACGCAGGTGATCTACGTGGAGATCCGGTGCGACGGCGCGCCGGCAGCGCCCAGCGCGCGCCTCGCCTTCCGCTCCGCCCTGAAGAATGCCCGCGCGGACCTGCGCGCCCGCGCGGCGCGGGCGGCATCGGTGATCTCCTCGAACCATCACTTCAACGAGGGCCTGCGACGTGCGGTGAGCGACCTCAACATCCTCATCACCGATACGCCGGAAGGCGCCTATCCCTATGCCGGCGTGCCGTGGTTCAGCACCGTGTTCGGCCGCGACGCCCTCATCACCGCGTTTGAGATGCTGTGGATGGACCCCGCCATCGCCCGCGGCGTGCTCCTGCACCTCGCCGCGAACCAGGCGCAGACGTCCGATCCCGCGGCGGACGCGGAGCCGGGGAAGATCCTGCACGAGGTGCGCTTCGGCGAAATGGCCGAGCTCGGCGAGGTGCCGTTCCGGCGCTATTACGGCAGCGTGGATTCCACCCCGCTCTTCGTAATGCTGGCCGGCGCCCATCTGAAGCGGACGGGAGACGTGACGACGGCGCGCCTGCTGTGGCCCGCGGTGGAGAGCGCCCTGCGCTGGATCACCGACCACGGCGACCGTGACGGCGACGGCTTCGTCGAATATGGCCGCCGCAGCGGCGACGGCCTGATCAACCAGGGGTGGAAGGACAGCCACGATTCCGTCTTCCATGCGGACGGCCGGCTGGCGCGCGGGCCCATCGCCCTCGTGGAGGTGCAGGGCTATGTCTATGCCGCCTGGCGCGCCGCGGCCGATCTGGCGCGGAGCCTCGGCCACGCAAGCGACGCCGACCTCTTCGCGGCGCGGGCGCAGGCCCTTCGCTCCGCCTTCGACACCGCCTTCTTCGATCCGGCGCTGGGCACCTATGTGCTCGCCCTCGATGGCGAGAAGCGCCCCTGCCGGGTTCGCAGCTCCAACGCCGGACACGCCCTCTTCAGCGGCATCGCGCTGACGGAGCGCGCCGAGGCGGTGGTGTCCACGCTGATGGCCAACGCCTCGTTTTCCGGCTGGGGCGTGCGCACGCTGGCCGCCGGCGAGGCGCGGTTCAACCCCATGAGCTACCACAACGGCTCGGTCTGGCCGCACGACAATGCCATGATCGCCATGGGATTCGCCCGCTACGGCTTCGGGACCGAGGTGGCGCGGATCTTCGAAGGCTTGTTCCGCGCTTCGGTCTATTTCGACCTGCGGCGCCTGCCGGAGCTGTTCTGCGGCTTTGCCCGCGCCCGCAGCCAGGGACCGGTGTCCTACCCGGTCGCCTGCGCACCGCAGGCCTGGGCGGCGGCGGCGCCCCTCGCCCTCCTCCAGGCTTCGCTCGGGCTCGACTTCGACGTGGCCCAGGGCCAGGTGACCTTCGAGCGGCCGGTATTGCCCCGGTTCCTCGACGAACTCATTTTGCGCGGCCTGACCGTGGCCGACGGCGCGCTCGACGTGAAGATCCAGCGCGTCGGCGCGTCGGCGGCGCTCTCGGTCATCGGCCGAAAGGGGCATGTGGGCCTGAAGGTGGTGGCCTGA
- a CDS encoding FAD binding domain-containing protein, with protein sequence MKPRRIIIVGGSIGGLFAATLLHRAGFDVTVHERSVHGLEGRGAGLVAQREVFAMLREVGFEHIAHIGVVARERIYLDRSGQVVQTQRTPQTQLSWDVLFRSFRDLLPDERYVGGRPVVGVTQDAAAAQVHFADGSVETADLVIGADGIGSVVRGAVVGGQAGPSYVGYATWRGLVPEGQVPQVAATQLFDRFAFCEMPGSHILGYLVAGPDGSTAVGRRRYNWVWYRRYQPDELDDVLTDIDGQRRPFSLAPGRVRPEVVDAMRADAQALLPPSFRAAVEAEPRPFIHAIFDYAAPRMTAGRIALMGDAAFVARPHTAMGVAKAAGDAFALRDALVADGNLARYEEERAPAGRAIVAYGQRLGQTLG encoded by the coding sequence ATGAAACCCAGGCGCATCATCATCGTCGGCGGCTCCATTGGCGGGCTCTTCGCCGCGACCCTCCTCCATCGCGCCGGCTTCGACGTTACCGTCCATGAACGTTCGGTCCATGGGCTGGAGGGGCGTGGCGCCGGCCTGGTCGCCCAACGCGAGGTCTTCGCGATGCTGCGCGAAGTTGGGTTCGAGCATATTGCCCATATTGGCGTGGTTGCCCGCGAGCGCATCTATCTCGACCGGAGCGGCCAAGTCGTCCAGACCCAGCGCACGCCGCAGACGCAGCTCTCCTGGGATGTGCTGTTCCGCAGTTTCCGCGATCTGCTGCCGGATGAGCGCTATGTCGGCGGCAGACCCGTGGTCGGGGTGACGCAGGACGCCGCCGCCGCGCAGGTGCATTTCGCCGATGGGAGCGTGGAGACGGCCGATCTGGTGATCGGGGCCGACGGCATCGGCTCCGTCGTGCGCGGGGCGGTGGTCGGCGGGCAGGCGGGGCCGTCCTATGTCGGCTATGCCACCTGGCGCGGCCTGGTCCCCGAGGGGCAGGTGCCGCAGGTCGCGGCCACCCAGCTTTTTGATCGCTTCGCCTTCTGCGAGATGCCGGGTTCGCACATCCTCGGCTATCTCGTCGCCGGACCCGATGGATCCACCGCGGTCGGCCGACGCCGCTACAATTGGGTCTGGTACCGCCGCTATCAGCCGGACGAGCTCGACGACGTCCTGACGGATATCGACGGCCAGCGCCGGCCTTTTTCGCTCGCGCCGGGGCGTGTTCGGCCGGAGGTCGTCGATGCCATGCGCGCCGACGCGCAGGCGCTGCTGCCCCCGTCGTTCCGCGCGGCCGTGGAGGCGGAGCCACGGCCCTTCATCCACGCCATCTTCGATTACGCCGCGCCGCGAATGACCGCGGGCCGGATCGCGCTGATGGGGGATGCCGCCTTCGTCGCCCGCCCGCATACGGCCATGGGCGTCGCCAAGGCGGCGGGCGATGCCTTCGCGCTACGCGATGCGCTGGTCGCCGATGGAAATCTCGCCCGCTACGAGGAAGAACGCGCGCCGGCCGGCAGGGCCATCGTCGCCTACGGCCAGAGGCTCGGCCAGACGCTGGGTTGA